The following coding sequences are from one Pseudonocardia sp. EC080619-01 window:
- a CDS encoding patatin-like phospholipase family protein codes for MGDERRALVLGGGGITGIAWMYGLVAGLAADGIDLTGADLVVGTSAGSAVGANLAAGRDPQALLETQLAPPSGEIAANLGLRLAVRYGVAALAGPRDARRVRARIGRMALAADTVGEAERLAAIGSRLGDAGWPSGRDLWITAVDAYTGDLRVFTRDDGVPLATAVAASCAVPGVWPPVTAAGTRWIDGGVRSMANADLAAGYGRVVVLAPLTGGLGSAVAPRVQAEALGALGRVACVEPDRRARRAFGRNVLDPARRPAAARAGRAQAAGVAAEIARVWG; via the coding sequence ATGGGCGACGAGCGGCGGGCACTGGTCCTCGGCGGTGGCGGGATCACCGGGATCGCCTGGATGTACGGGCTGGTCGCGGGTCTGGCGGCGGACGGGATCGACCTGACCGGGGCCGATCTCGTCGTCGGGACGTCGGCGGGGTCGGCGGTCGGAGCGAACCTCGCCGCCGGACGGGACCCGCAGGCGTTGCTGGAGACCCAGCTCGCGCCGCCGTCGGGCGAGATCGCGGCGAACCTCGGGCTGCGTCTCGCCGTCCGGTACGGGGTGGCCGCGCTGGCGGGCCCGCGGGACGCCCGCCGGGTCCGCGCCCGGATCGGCCGGATGGCGCTGGCCGCCGACACCGTCGGGGAGGCCGAGCGACTCGCCGCGATCGGGTCCCGGCTCGGCGACGCCGGCTGGCCGTCCGGCCGTGACCTGTGGATCACCGCGGTGGACGCGTACACCGGCGACCTCCGGGTCTTCACCCGCGACGACGGCGTCCCGCTCGCCACCGCGGTCGCCGCCAGCTGCGCGGTCCCCGGCGTCTGGCCACCGGTGACGGCCGCCGGAACCCGCTGGATCGACGGCGGGGTGCGGTCCATGGCCAACGCCGACCTCGCCGCCGGGTACGGCCGCGTCGTCGTGCTCGCCCCGCTGACCGGCGGGCTCGGGTCGGCCGTCGCCCCGCGGGTGCAGGCCGAGGCGCTCGGCGCGCTCGGGCGGGTCGCCTGCGTCGAGCCGGACCGCCGCGCCCGGCGCGCGTTCGGCCGCAACGTGCTCGACCCGGCACGGCGGCCGGCCGCGGCCCGGGCCGGGCGGGCGCAGGCGGCCGGCGTCGCAGCAGAGATCGCCCGGGTGTGGGGCTGA
- a CDS encoding adhesin: MLAITENAAEAIKTLSTDAELPDDGGLRITAPDPAQGLELALAQTADDQDTVLRGEGITVFLEPTAAQLLDDKVLDVQPVTTEGGEEELRFAIVAQSDAAEPEQA; encoded by the coding sequence ATGTTGGCGATCACCGAGAACGCCGCCGAGGCGATCAAGACCCTGAGCACCGACGCCGAGCTGCCCGACGACGGCGGCCTGCGCATCACCGCGCCGGACCCCGCGCAGGGCCTGGAGCTCGCGCTGGCGCAGACGGCCGACGACCAGGACACCGTCCTGCGCGGCGAGGGCATCACCGTCTTCCTGGAGCCCACCGCGGCCCAGCTGCTGGACGACAAGGTGCTCGACGTGCAGCCGGTGACGACGGAGGGCGGTGAGGAGGAGCTGCGCTTCGCCATCGTCGCGCAGTCCGACGCCGCCGAGCCCGAGCAGGCCTGA
- a CDS encoding ABC-F family ATP-binding cassette domain-containing protein: protein MSATLHVTGLAAGHGDHPLFSGLDLVVAPGDVVGLVGANGAGKSTLLSLLAGEREPDAGKLTLAPPDATVGHLPQEPDRRPGETVAGFLARRTGVAAAQSTMDTAAEDLASGAPGADDRYAGALDRWLALGGADLDERAGDALREVGLGVGTGAPMTGLSGGQAARANLAALLLSRYDLLLLDEPTNDLDLDGLDRLERFVTGLARQGTPTVLVSHDREFLARTVNRIVELDLAQQQVRIHDGGHEAYLAEREIARRHAREDYDEYADKLGALRQRAVMQRNWMAQGVRNARRKTKDPDKNVRALRAESSEKQAAKARQTERAIERLEVVEEPRKEWELRMTIAAAPRSGTVVARADAAVVRRGDFVLGPVTLQLEWANRVVVTGANGAGKSTLLGLLLGRIAPDTGAAGPGSGVVVGEIDQARGAFLGEQTLLRAFGEEVPDWPESEVRTLLAKYALTADQVLRTAASLSPGERTRAGLALLQARGVNLLVLDEPTNHLDLPAIEQLEQALDAFTGTVLLVTHDRRMLDTVRATRRWELRDGAVTEL, encoded by the coding sequence ATGAGCGCGACCCTGCACGTGACGGGCCTGGCCGCGGGCCACGGCGATCACCCCCTGTTCTCCGGGCTGGACCTCGTCGTCGCACCGGGCGACGTCGTCGGCCTGGTCGGCGCGAACGGCGCCGGGAAGTCGACCCTGCTGTCGCTGCTCGCCGGGGAACGGGAGCCCGACGCCGGAAAGCTGACGCTCGCCCCGCCGGACGCCACGGTCGGGCACCTGCCACAGGAGCCCGACCGGCGGCCCGGCGAGACGGTGGCCGGCTTCCTCGCCCGGCGCACCGGCGTGGCCGCGGCACAGTCCACGATGGACACCGCGGCCGAGGACCTGGCGTCCGGCGCCCCGGGTGCCGACGACCGGTACGCCGGCGCGCTGGACCGCTGGCTCGCCCTCGGCGGGGCCGACCTCGACGAGCGGGCCGGCGACGCGCTGCGCGAGGTCGGGCTCGGCGTCGGGACCGGCGCGCCGATGACCGGGCTGTCCGGCGGGCAGGCGGCGCGGGCGAACCTCGCCGCGCTGCTGCTGTCCCGCTACGACCTCCTGCTGCTCGACGAGCCCACCAACGATCTGGACCTCGACGGGCTGGACCGACTGGAGCGGTTCGTCACCGGCCTCGCCCGCCAGGGCACCCCGACCGTCCTGGTCAGCCACGACCGCGAGTTCCTGGCCCGCACGGTGAACCGGATCGTCGAGCTCGACCTCGCCCAGCAGCAGGTCCGGATCCACGACGGCGGACACGAGGCCTACCTCGCCGAACGCGAGATCGCGCGCCGGCACGCACGCGAGGACTACGACGAGTACGCCGACAAGCTGGGCGCACTCCGGCAGCGGGCCGTGATGCAACGGAACTGGATGGCCCAGGGCGTCCGGAACGCGCGCCGCAAGACCAAGGACCCGGACAAGAACGTGCGCGCCCTGCGCGCCGAGTCCAGCGAGAAGCAGGCCGCGAAGGCCCGCCAGACCGAGCGGGCGATCGAGCGGCTGGAGGTCGTCGAGGAGCCCCGCAAGGAGTGGGAGCTGCGGATGACGATCGCGGCCGCGCCCCGGTCCGGGACGGTCGTCGCGCGGGCGGACGCGGCCGTCGTGCGCCGCGGGGACTTCGTGCTCGGCCCGGTGACGCTCCAGCTGGAGTGGGCGAACCGGGTCGTCGTCACCGGCGCGAACGGCGCCGGGAAGTCGACGCTCCTCGGGCTGCTGCTCGGCCGGATCGCACCGGACACCGGCGCCGCCGGGCCGGGATCGGGGGTGGTCGTCGGGGAGATCGACCAGGCCCGCGGCGCGTTCCTCGGCGAGCAGACGCTGCTGCGGGCGTTCGGGGAGGAGGTGCCCGACTGGCCCGAGTCCGAGGTGCGGACGCTGCTGGCCAAGTACGCGCTCACCGCCGACCAGGTGCTGCGGACCGCGGCGTCGCTGTCACCGGGTGAGCGGACCCGGGCCGGGCTGGCGCTGCTGCAGGCCCGCGGGGTGAACCTGCTCGTGCTCGACGAGCCGACCAACCACCTCGACCTGCCCGCGATCGAGCAGCTGGAGCAGGCGCTCGACGCGTTCACCGGGACGGTCCTGCTGGTCACGCACGACCGGCGGATGCTGGACACGGTCCGCGCGACCCGTCGCTGGGAGCTGCGGGACGGAGCGGTCACCGAGCTCTGA
- a CDS encoding dienelactone hydrolase family protein yields MPRTDLTIPTPDGDARASLHTPDGDGPWPGVVLYVDAGGVRKAMHDMAAHLAVLGYAVLLPDVYHRHGDWAPFDMSTVFTDDDERARLMGMVSSLEPRMVAVDAEAWVTALLDRPEVAGPRVGVTGYCMGGVMALRTAGTQPERVAAAASFHGGNLATDDPASVHRLADRIRATVYVAGATDDRSFPEEQRQRLEEALSGAGVGHTVETYPAAHGFAVPDTPAHDDAAEQRHWEALHRLFGGAL; encoded by the coding sequence GTGCCGCGTACCGACCTGACGATCCCCACCCCCGACGGCGACGCCCGTGCCAGCCTGCACACCCCGGACGGCGACGGCCCCTGGCCCGGGGTCGTGCTCTACGTCGACGCGGGCGGGGTCCGGAAGGCCATGCACGACATGGCCGCCCACCTCGCCGTCCTCGGCTACGCGGTGCTGCTGCCCGACGTCTACCACCGGCACGGCGACTGGGCGCCCTTCGACATGAGCACCGTGTTCACCGACGACGACGAGCGCGCCCGGCTGATGGGGATGGTCTCCTCGCTGGAGCCGCGGATGGTCGCCGTCGACGCGGAGGCCTGGGTGACGGCGCTGCTCGACCGCCCCGAGGTCGCCGGCCCCCGGGTCGGCGTCACCGGGTACTGCATGGGCGGCGTGATGGCGCTGCGGACGGCCGGCACGCAGCCCGAGCGGGTGGCCGCGGCGGCGTCGTTCCACGGCGGGAACCTCGCCACCGACGACCCGGCCAGCGTGCACCGGCTCGCCGACCGGATCCGCGCCACCGTGTACGTCGCGGGCGCCACCGACGACCGCTCGTTCCCCGAGGAGCAGCGGCAGCGGCTGGAGGAGGCCCTGTCCGGCGCCGGTGTCGGCCACACGGTGGAGACCTATCCGGCGGCGCACGGGTTCGCCGTTCCCGACACTCCCGCCCACGACGACGCTGCCGAGCAGCGGCACTGGGAGGCCCTGCACCGCCTGTTCGGCGGCGCACTCTGA
- a CDS encoding MFS transporter: MLGTTVEWYDYFLYGVAAALVFPQVFFPDSDGATGLLLSLGTFAVGFIARPLGGLVFGHYGDKIGRKKLLVISLLMMGLSTFAIGLLPGYATIGIAAPALLVLLRLIQGFALGGEWGGAVLIVSEHGKPEHRGFWASWPQAGAPAGQLLANGLLAVMALVQSEEAFQAWGWRIPFLLSAVLVLIGLYVRLAVEESPVFREAQAKAAARAAAGEKETMPIVDVFRQYPREVLTAMGARFAENVSYYIFTIVISTYATRQLDLPSSFVLGAVLIGAAVHLVTTPMWGAISDRVGRKPVYLVGAVGVGVWAFAFFYLLDTRNFALTAIAVTVGLVLHGAMYGPQAAFLSELFGTKVRYSGVSIGYQLASVFAGGLAPVIAVALLTATGTGFSIAVYIAASSVVTIVAVALYSETRTRRLDADDALTER, from the coding sequence ATGCTCGGCACGACGGTCGAGTGGTACGACTACTTCCTCTACGGCGTCGCCGCGGCGCTGGTCTTCCCGCAGGTGTTCTTCCCGGACTCCGACGGCGCCACCGGCCTGCTGCTCTCGCTCGGCACGTTCGCCGTCGGGTTCATCGCGCGCCCGCTGGGCGGCCTGGTGTTCGGCCACTACGGCGACAAGATCGGCCGCAAGAAGCTGCTGGTCATCTCGCTGCTCATGATGGGCCTGTCGACGTTCGCGATCGGCCTGCTGCCGGGCTACGCCACGATCGGCATCGCCGCGCCGGCGCTGCTGGTGCTGCTGCGCCTGATCCAGGGCTTCGCACTGGGCGGCGAGTGGGGCGGCGCCGTCCTGATCGTGTCCGAGCACGGGAAGCCCGAGCACCGGGGGTTCTGGGCGAGCTGGCCGCAGGCCGGCGCGCCCGCCGGGCAGCTGCTCGCCAACGGCCTGCTCGCGGTGATGGCGCTGGTGCAGTCCGAGGAGGCCTTCCAGGCCTGGGGCTGGCGGATCCCGTTCCTGCTGTCCGCCGTGCTGGTGCTGATCGGCCTGTACGTCCGGCTCGCCGTCGAGGAGTCCCCGGTGTTCCGGGAGGCGCAGGCGAAGGCAGCCGCGCGGGCCGCGGCCGGCGAGAAGGAGACGATGCCGATCGTCGACGTGTTCCGGCAGTACCCGCGCGAGGTGCTGACCGCGATGGGCGCCCGGTTCGCCGAGAACGTCTCCTACTACATCTTCACGATCGTCATCTCCACCTACGCGACCCGTCAGCTCGACCTGCCGTCGTCGTTCGTGCTGGGGGCGGTGCTGATCGGTGCGGCCGTGCACCTGGTGACCACCCCGATGTGGGGCGCGATCTCCGACCGGGTCGGGCGCAAGCCGGTGTACCTGGTCGGTGCGGTCGGCGTCGGTGTCTGGGCGTTCGCGTTCTTCTACCTCCTCGACACGCGGAACTTCGCGCTCACCGCGATCGCGGTGACGGTCGGCCTGGTGCTGCACGGCGCGATGTACGGACCGCAGGCGGCGTTCCTGTCCGAGCTGTTCGGCACGAAGGTCCGCTACTCGGGGGTGTCCATCGGCTACCAGCTGGCCTCGGTGTTCGCCGGCGGTCTCGCCCCGGTGATCGCGGTCGCACTGCTGACCGCGACCGGCACCGGCTTCTCGATCGCCGTCTACATCGCGGCCAGCTCGGTGGTGACGATCGTCGCCGTGGCGCTCTACTCGGAGACCCGGACCCGCCGCCTCGACGCCGACGATGCGCTGACGGAGCGCTGA
- a CDS encoding PIG-L deacetylase family protein translates to MSDDDYLPLPEDADRVLVVVAHPDDMEYGGSGAVARWTSQGRRVTYLLVTRGEAGIDTLAPDACAPVREAEQRAACAAVGVDVVEFLDHPDGLVEYSVALRRDIAAAIRRHRPQLVVTGNHRESWDADGAAPNHADHVAVGRAVIDAVRDAANRWLFPEAGERWDGVRGVAVAASPRARHAVDISGHLDAAVASLEAHRAYLAALDGDMAGSGVLREWAAGVATRLPGASAATTFEYLEV, encoded by the coding sequence ATGTCCGACGACGACTACCTGCCGCTGCCCGAGGACGCCGACCGCGTGCTGGTCGTCGTCGCCCATCCGGACGACATGGAGTACGGCGGTTCCGGCGCCGTCGCCCGCTGGACGTCGCAGGGCAGGCGGGTCACCTACCTGCTGGTCACCCGCGGTGAGGCGGGGATCGACACCCTCGCCCCCGACGCGTGCGCCCCCGTCCGCGAGGCCGAGCAGCGGGCGGCGTGCGCGGCCGTCGGCGTCGACGTCGTCGAGTTCCTCGACCATCCCGACGGCCTGGTCGAGTACTCGGTCGCGCTGCGCCGCGACATCGCCGCGGCGATCCGCAGGCACCGGCCGCAGCTCGTCGTCACCGGGAACCACCGGGAGTCGTGGGACGCCGACGGCGCCGCGCCCAACCACGCCGATCACGTCGCCGTCGGCCGGGCCGTCATCGACGCCGTCCGGGACGCGGCGAACCGGTGGCTGTTCCCGGAGGCGGGCGAGCGGTGGGACGGCGTGCGCGGGGTCGCGGTCGCGGCGTCGCCCCGCGCGCGGCACGCGGTCGACATCTCCGGGCACCTCGACGCGGCCGTCGCCTCGCTGGAGGCGCACCGGGCGTACCTGGCGGCACTGGACGGCGACATGGCGGGCAGCGGGGTCCTGCGGGAGTGGGCGGCCGGGGTCGCGACCCGGCTCCCCGGCGCGAGCGCGGCGACGACCTTCGAGTACCTGGAGGTCTGA
- the menD gene encoding 2-succinyl-5-enolpyruvyl-6-hydroxy-3-cyclohexene-1-carboxylic-acid synthase yields MNGSTAQARVLVDELIRAGVTDAVLCPGSRNAPPAFALARAEALGLIRLHVRIDERTAGFLALGLALASGRPVPVVVTSGTAVANLHPAVLEAAHAGVPLIALTADRPPELVGTGASQTIAQSALFGPTVRWSGSLAVPDVVTDTEARRWRSSVARALAAATGTGAGAPGPVHLDLPYAEPLVPEGPAATPGAQDLLGPGVPAGRAAGAAWTAVTRPVRTAPPLPLDPAARTLVIAGTGGPAADPGLLGGAPLVAEPSSPWWPHALRTGPWLIDRPELRPTQVVVLGRPTLHRAVSAVLADPGIAVYADPGQDGVGWTDVSGTVRAVGALPALTPPDDWTWAWGDADRAAAKALDTALDDGTADGAPGLRLARQVVAAQRDGGQLVLGSSNPVRDVALAATPRSGLTVRANRGVAGIDGTVSTAVGAALAHDGPTALLLGDLTLVHDTTGLVIGPDEPCPDLTAVVLDDDGGGIFHLLEQGGAEHAHAFERIFGTPTGVDLVGLARAAGWDAADWSGDPAELTARPGSGRRLVRVRVPRAGLRDAHAALREAVGAALG; encoded by the coding sequence GTGAACGGCTCCACCGCCCAGGCTCGCGTCCTCGTGGACGAGCTGATCCGCGCCGGCGTCACCGACGCTGTGCTCTGCCCGGGCTCCCGCAACGCGCCGCCGGCGTTCGCGCTGGCCCGGGCCGAGGCGCTCGGGCTGATCCGGCTGCACGTCCGGATCGACGAGCGGACGGCGGGCTTCCTCGCACTCGGCCTGGCGCTGGCCTCCGGGCGTCCGGTGCCGGTCGTCGTCACCTCGGGGACGGCCGTCGCGAACCTGCATCCCGCCGTGCTCGAGGCCGCCCACGCCGGGGTGCCGCTGATCGCGCTCACCGCGGACCGGCCGCCCGAGCTCGTCGGGACCGGTGCCAGCCAGACGATCGCGCAGTCCGCCCTGTTCGGGCCGACCGTGCGCTGGTCCGGCTCGCTCGCCGTGCCCGACGTGGTGACCGACACGGAGGCGCGGCGCTGGCGGTCGTCGGTGGCGCGCGCGCTGGCGGCGGCGACCGGGACCGGGGCCGGTGCCCCCGGCCCGGTGCACCTGGACCTGCCCTACGCCGAGCCGCTGGTGCCCGAGGGCCCGGCCGCGACGCCCGGTGCGCAGGACCTCCTCGGGCCCGGCGTCCCCGCCGGCCGCGCCGCCGGAGCGGCCTGGACCGCGGTGACCCGGCCGGTGCGGACGGCGCCGCCACTGCCGCTGGACCCCGCCGCCCGGACCCTCGTGATCGCCGGTACCGGCGGCCCGGCCGCCGATCCCGGCCTGCTCGGTGGCGCCCCGCTGGTGGCCGAGCCGTCGTCGCCGTGGTGGCCGCACGCCCTGCGCACCGGCCCCTGGCTGATCGACCGGCCGGAGCTGCGGCCGACGCAGGTGGTCGTCCTGGGCCGTCCGACGCTGCACCGCGCGGTGTCCGCCGTGCTCGCGGACCCCGGCATCGCGGTGTACGCCGACCCCGGTCAGGACGGCGTCGGCTGGACCGACGTGTCCGGCACGGTCCGGGCCGTCGGCGCGCTGCCCGCCCTCACCCCGCCCGACGACTGGACGTGGGCGTGGGGCGACGCCGACCGGGCCGCGGCCAAGGCCCTCGACACCGCCCTCGACGACGGCACCGCCGACGGTGCGCCCGGCCTGCGCCTGGCCCGTCAGGTCGTCGCCGCGCAGCGCGACGGCGGGCAGCTCGTCCTCGGCTCGTCGAACCCGGTCCGCGACGTCGCGCTCGCCGCCACCCCCCGGTCCGGGCTGACGGTGCGCGCGAACCGGGGCGTCGCGGGGATCGACGGGACGGTGTCGACCGCCGTCGGCGCCGCGCTGGCGCACGACGGCCCGACCGCGCTGCTGCTCGGTGACCTCACCCTGGTGCACGACACGACGGGCCTGGTCATCGGCCCGGACGAGCCCTGCCCGGACCTCACCGCGGTCGTCCTCGACGACGACGGCGGCGGCATCTTCCACCTGCTCGAGCAGGGCGGCGCGGAACACGCGCACGCCTTCGAGCGGATCTTCGGCACCCCGACCGGGGTCGATCTCGTCGGGCTGGCCCGCGCCGCGGGCTGGGACGCGGCCGACTGGTCCGGTGACCCGGCCGAGCTGACCGCACGGCCCGGCTCCGGGCGCCGCCTGGTCCGTGTCCGGGTGCCGCGGGCCGGTCTGCGCGACGCGCACGCCGCCCTCCGCGAGGCCGTGGGCGCGGCACTGGGCTGA
- a CDS encoding isochorismate synthase MenF, with translation MTVAPAGTALRVRTRPLRLDGPLLDVLPRGAGALSWVRGDEGIVGWGEAARFTASGPGRFAEADRWWRSVVADLEVDDDVRLPGTGAVAFTSFTFDPASAGSVLVVPRVVVGRRGHRAWVTEISTDDEPPGAALPVPAPVRPGGRLHFADGDVPAHRYRGAVGEAVRRMRAGELDKVVLAHDLLAHADADLDTRFLLGGLARRFPTCWTFAVDGLVGATPELLLRLDGPTVESRVLAGTMWPSGDGTDVDSALAGSAKDRREHAYAVDSLAASLRPLVTDLRVPDGPSVLTLPNVSHLASDVTARLDAARPASLLTLLGAVHPTAAVGGTPTPDATALITEIEGLDRGRYAGPVGYVDADGGGETGIALRCAELRGRTARLFAGCGIVADSDPDAEVREAAAKMRAVREALEG, from the coding sequence GTGACTGTCGCACCGGCCGGCACCGCGTTGCGGGTCCGCACCCGCCCGCTCCGGCTCGACGGGCCGCTGCTGGACGTGCTGCCCCGAGGTGCGGGCGCGCTGTCCTGGGTGCGTGGCGACGAGGGCATCGTCGGGTGGGGCGAGGCCGCCCGGTTCACCGCGTCCGGTCCCGGGCGGTTCGCCGAGGCCGACCGCTGGTGGCGCTCGGTCGTGGCCGACCTGGAGGTCGACGACGACGTCCGGCTGCCCGGCACCGGCGCCGTCGCCTTCACCTCCTTCACCTTCGATCCGGCCTCCGCCGGGTCGGTGCTGGTGGTGCCGCGGGTCGTCGTCGGCCGCCGCGGGCACCGGGCGTGGGTCACCGAGATCTCCACGGACGACGAGCCGCCCGGCGCGGCGCTGCCCGTCCCCGCGCCGGTCCGGCCCGGCGGGCGGCTGCACTTCGCCGACGGCGACGTCCCGGCCCACCGCTACCGCGGCGCGGTCGGCGAGGCCGTGCGCCGGATGCGGGCGGGTGAACTGGACAAGGTCGTGCTCGCCCACGACCTGCTCGCGCACGCCGACGCGGACCTCGACACGCGCTTCCTCCTGGGCGGGCTCGCCCGACGGTTCCCGACGTGCTGGACGTTCGCCGTCGACGGCCTGGTCGGCGCCACCCCGGAGCTGCTGCTGCGGCTCGACGGGCCGACCGTGGAGTCGCGGGTGCTGGCCGGGACGATGTGGCCCTCCGGCGACGGGACCGATGTGGACAGCGCGCTCGCCGGGTCCGCGAAGGACCGCCGCGAGCACGCCTACGCGGTCGACTCCCTCGCCGCGTCGCTGCGGCCGCTGGTGACCGACCTGCGGGTGCCGGACGGCCCGTCCGTCCTGACCCTGCCCAACGTGTCCCACCTGGCGAGCGACGTCACCGCCCGGCTCGACGCGGCGCGCCCCGCCTCCCTGCTGACGCTGCTCGGTGCGGTGCACCCGACCGCGGCCGTCGGCGGGACCCCGACCCCGGACGCGACCGCGCTGATCACGGAGATCGAGGGGCTCGACCGCGGCCGCTACGCCGGCCCGGTCGGCTACGTCGACGCCGACGGCGGCGGGGAGACCGGCATCGCGCTGCGCTGCGCCGAGCTGCGCGGCCGGACGGCGCGGTTGTTCGCCGGGTGCGGGATCGTCGCCGACTCCGATCCCGACGCGGAGGTGCGCGAGGCCGCCGCCAAGATGCGCGCCGTCCGGGAGGCGCTGGAGGGCTGA
- a CDS encoding DUF3592 domain-containing protein, which yields MTSPTGDVLTETRAAAGRFMARVRYRVPEIVAGVGITLTLLVLIALGGAFLTDIRISSHGATTAATVLDGSGYWRSVVRFVDAEGRLQTPGAGIAYPVGLTPGENIYVEYDIAEPTRVRVAGRSAVDGILPAAGALAAIWVVVGPAWVTLRRRRDQRS from the coding sequence GTGACCAGTCCGACCGGCGACGTGCTGACCGAGACCCGGGCCGCTGCGGGCCGCTTCATGGCCCGGGTGCGCTACCGGGTGCCGGAGATCGTCGCGGGTGTCGGGATCACCCTGACGCTGCTGGTGCTGATCGCGCTCGGTGGGGCGTTCCTCACCGACATCCGGATCTCCTCGCACGGCGCCACCACGGCGGCCACCGTCCTCGACGGCTCCGGCTACTGGCGCTCGGTGGTCCGGTTCGTCGACGCCGAGGGGCGCCTGCAGACCCCCGGGGCCGGGATCGCCTACCCGGTCGGTCTCACGCCCGGCGAGAACATCTACGTCGAGTACGACATCGCGGAGCCCACCCGGGTCCGCGTCGCCGGCCGGTCCGCGGTCGACGGCATCCTGCCGGCGGCCGGCGCGCTCGCCGCGATCTGGGTCGTGGTCGGCCCGGCCTGGGTGACGCTGCGGCGCCGCCGCGATCAGCGGTCCTGA
- a CDS encoding inositol monophosphatase family protein, with translation MTAVPQTTRPVRPVDPALLSRALETAGRLANDAAEVITATLGREHGGPPEATAKANPFDWVTDTDRTLERHTRRVLAAEFPGCPVVGEEYGADRGAAEAPMRWVVDPVDGTANYVAGLPWCAYSLALVDGDGPAVGVVADPGRGQIYAAARGRGFRANGKPVPPARPARLAGSLVCAEDPDPAFVDRARAAHAGVRVLGSAALAITQVALGNAVAAVLTRYHEWDVAGALCLAAESGAMVLGRDGRSAPMPADGLLVVAPEVAAETCALWRGQDR, from the coding sequence ATGACGGCCGTCCCGCAGACCACCCGACCCGTGCGCCCGGTGGACCCGGCGCTGCTCTCCCGCGCCCTGGAGACGGCCGGGCGGCTGGCGAACGACGCCGCCGAGGTGATCACCGCGACGCTCGGCCGCGAGCACGGCGGACCGCCGGAGGCCACCGCCAAGGCGAACCCGTTCGACTGGGTCACCGACACCGACCGGACGCTGGAGCGGCACACCCGCCGCGTCCTGGCGGCCGAGTTCCCCGGCTGCCCGGTCGTCGGCGAGGAGTACGGCGCCGACCGGGGCGCGGCGGAGGCGCCGATGCGGTGGGTGGTGGACCCGGTCGACGGCACCGCGAACTACGTGGCCGGGCTCCCGTGGTGCGCGTACAGCCTGGCCCTGGTCGACGGCGACGGCCCGGCCGTCGGCGTCGTCGCCGATCCGGGCCGCGGGCAGATCTACGCGGCCGCCCGCGGTCGCGGGTTCCGGGCGAACGGCAAGCCGGTCCCCCCGGCCCGGCCGGCCAGGCTGGCCGGCTCACTGGTGTGTGCGGAGGACCCGGACCCGGCCTTCGTCGACCGTGCCCGCGCCGCGCACGCCGGCGTCCGGGTGCTCGGGTCGGCCGCCCTGGCGATCACCCAGGTGGCGCTGGGCAACGCCGTCGCCGCGGTACTCACCCGCTACCACGAGTGGGACGTGGCGGGGGCGCTGTGCCTGGCCGCGGAGTCCGGCGCGATGGTGCTGGGCCGCGACGGGCGGTCCGCCCCGATGCCGGCGGACGGGCTGCTCGTCGTCGCGCCGGAGGTGGCGGCGGAGACGTGCGCGCTCTGGCGCGGTCAGGACCGCTGA